GCTAAACCCAAGCGGCGCATTCGCGCGCTCGTCCTCGATTTCGACGGCGTGATCCTCGACACCGAATCGGCCCTGATCGGGGCTGCGGCAGAAGTGCACCGCGCGCACGGCGTGCCGTTCGATCCCGACACGCTGCTTCACGGCGCCGGCACGGTGTTCGCCTTCGATCCGTGGGCGGCATTTCCGCCGGAAGTCCCGCGGCGCCGCCTGCGCGCCGAACACGAGCTGGCTTGCGCTGCCGCCTTCGCGCGCCTGCCGCTGCTCCCCGGGGTGGAACGATGGTTGGACGAGGCCGCGCGGCTCGGCCTCGCGCTCGGCATCGCGTCGAACTCCACCAACGCCTACATCGGGGATCATCTCTCGCGCCTCGGTCTGCGCGGGAAATTCCACGTCGTGACCGGTCGCGATGGCGTGGCCCATCCGAAACCTGCACCCGACGTCTACCTGCGCACCGTCGAGCGACTCGGCGTGCGGCCGGAGGAGGCGATCGCCGTGGAGGATTCATTCACCGGCGCGACTTCCGCACGCCGTGCGGGACTGCACGTCATCGGCGTGCCGGGCCCCAGCACCACGGGCCACGATCTCTCGGCCGCGCATCATCGCGTTCGTTCGCTTGCCGAACTCAGCGTCTCCGACGCGATCGCGCGTTTTCTCAGGTAGTCAGCGGACTCCGCCCGCCTCGGCATGCAGCGGGATCCGGAATGCGGCACCGGGTTCGAAATCGTAGAGATAACCGCGCGAGTAGTCGGCGGGCAGCGTCTGGCCGCGGAGCTTCATCGTCTCGCCAGCGTAGCCGCGCACGAACGAGATCGGACCGCAATCGAGCTTCGTCAGTGTCCCGTCCCGCGACACGCCCCTGATCACATAGGTGGCGT
The Candidatus Didemnitutus sp. genome window above contains:
- a CDS encoding HAD-IA family hydrolase; the encoded protein is MPIAKPKRRIRALVLDFDGVILDTESALIGAAAEVHRAHGVPFDPDTLLHGAGTVFAFDPWAAFPPEVPRRRLRAEHELACAAAFARLPLLPGVERWLDEAARLGLALGIASNSTNAYIGDHLSRLGLRGKFHVVTGRDGVAHPKPAPDVYLRTVERLGVRPEEAIAVEDSFTGATSARRAGLHVIGVPGPSTTGHDLSAAHHRVRSLAELSVSDAIARFLR